The Vibrio sp. NTOU-M3 genomic sequence TTTGAAATTACCTCTCAGGTAGCGTGGGATGGTGCGCCTTGGTCAATGAAGATCAATACCTTGGCCGGTAATGTTGAGACTAAGTTGGGTAAAGGGACGATTTCGGACGTGAGTGGCGCAGCCAGATTACTTGGTTTGTTTAGCCTTGATTCAATCATCCGTAAAATGCAGCTAGATTTCACCGACGTATTCGATAAAGGCATGGCGTTTAACTCTATCACTGGCAGTGGTGAGATCCGTGATGGTATTTTCCTGACCAACGATATTAAGATGGATGCCGTAGCGGGCGAGATGACGATTAAAGGGCTTGCTAACTTAAATAATCGTACGGTGGATGCAGAAGTGAACTTTGTCCCTGATATTACCTCTGGTATCCCAGTACTGACAGCGTTTGCGGTGACGCCACAAACGGCGCTGTACGTTTTAGCGATCACAACGGTGATCTCACCCGTTGTTGAAGTATTTACCCAAGTCAATTACGAAGTGAAAGGGCCTTTGGATTCTCCGACTGTGCGTGAATTATCACGGAGTAAAGGAGAATTTGAGTTACCAGAAAAGCTGCGTGAAGCGTTGGAATAACCAAGAGGCGAACTCATGGAACGAGTCGGTATTATTCAGATGACATCCGGTCCGGATCCTCAGAAAAACTTAATGTGGATTCGACAGCAGGTTGCGGAATTGGCAGCTAAGGGTGCGAAGTGGGTACTTACCCCAGAGAATACGTTGGTTTTTGGACAAAAGCAGGACTACCACCGTCATGCTGAGCCATTTGGTCACGGTGAACTGCAACAACAGCTCGCTCAAATAGCCAAAGAGTACAATGTTTGGTTATTAATCGGTAGCATGCCAATACGACGAGATAATGGTGTGACGACCACGTTATTAGTGTTTAACAGCAGTGGTCAATTGGTTGAGCATTATGACAAGCTGCATATGTTTGATGTGGATGTCGCAGATAGCCATAAGCGTTATCGTGAATCGGATACATTCACCGCGGGTAACCGCATTGTGGTTTGCGATACACCATTTGCAACACTAGGCATGAGCATTTGTTATGATGTGCGTTTTCCCCCGCTTTATTCTGAGCTTGTTCGGCGGGGAGCGCAGATTTTACTCGTCCCTGCAGCTTTTACAGCTGTCACGGGGAAAGCGCACTGGCAAACCTTATTACAAGCAAGGGCGATTGAGACGCAATGTTGGGTTGTGGCGGTCAACCAAACCGGAACACATTCTTGTGGGCGAGAAACATGGGGCCATTCTATGGTGATTGACCCATGGGGCCGTATTGTTTTGCAGTTAGGTGGTAGTGTCGAAAGCCAAGTAGTCGATATAGACTTAAAACAAGTAGATGAGGTCAGAGCCGCAATGCCGGTGGACCAACATTCAAGATTTCAGAATCAATTCCAGATAAGAGCAGAGTATGACAATTAATCAGGTTGAAGAGGCATTACTGAGCCCGGCAGGTTTGACGGAGCAGGATGTAGCGGATACGTTAGCGAGTATCGCCACCCGTCAGATCGACTACGCTGATATTTACTTCCAATCCAGTTGGCACGAGTCACTGGTATTGGAAGATAGCATTATTAAAGATGGCTCTTTTAACATCGATTGTGGTGTTGGTGTCCGTGCTGTGACGGGAGAAAAAACCGGTTTTGCATATTCTGATCAGATCCAGCTTGAAGGCTTAAAACAGAGTGCGATTGCTGCTCGCGGTATTGCGCAGCAGGGGCAAAATGGCCAACTTCAAGCATTCAGACGTACGGATAATCAGAGCATTTATGGTGCGGTGAACCCACTTGAATGCTGGCAGAAAGAGCAGAAAACGACACTGTTGAAAGAGCTGGATGCTTATATTCGAACCAAAGAGCCTTTGATCAAAGAAGTGTCAATCAGCTTAAGTGGTGTGCATGAGCAAATGCTGGTTGCTGCAACCGATGGGACTTATGCTGGGGATATTCGCCCGCTTGTTCGTCTGTCAATCAGTGTATTAGCGCAACGTGGTGAACGTCGAGAAAGAGGCAGTGCTGGTGGTGGTGGCCGTTTTGGTTATGATTTCTTCCTGACAGAAATGGATGGGATGAACGTTGCCTATCAATATGCTGATGAAGCGATTCGGATGGCTCTGGTGAATCTAGAAGCGGATGCAGCACCCGCAGGAGCGATGCCTGTCGTATTGGGTTCTGGTTGGCCGGGTGTTTTACTGCACGAAGCCGTTGGTCATGGTTTAGAAGGTGATTTTAACCGTAAAGAGTCATCCGTATTCAGCGGTAAAATCGGCCAGAAAGTGACGTCTGATCTGTGCACGATTGTTGATGATGGCACACTCAAAGATCTGCGTGGCTCGTTAAACCTTGATGACGAAGGGGTGCAAGGCCAATACAACACATTAATCGAAAATGGTGTTTTGAAAGGTTACATGCAAGATAAGCTCAATGCCCGCTTAATGGGGGTTGAACCGACTGGCAACGGGCGACGTGAATCTTATGCGCATCTGCCTATGCCACGTATGACGAATACCTACATGCTGCCAGGTCAACATACGTCTGAAGAGATCATCGCTACAGTGAAGAAAGGCTTGTATGCACCAAACTTTGGTGGTGGACAAGTGGATATTACGTCCGGCAAGTTTGTGTTCTCTACGTCTGAAGCTTACTTGATTGAAGATGGTAAGATCACGCGCCCAGTAAAAGGGGCAACGCTGATAGGCTCTGGTATTGAAGCGATGCAGCAAGTTTCCATGGTAGGAAATGACTTAAGTCTTGACCGCGGTGTCGGTGTGTGTGGTAAAGCTGGACAGAGTGTCCCTGTCGGTGTGGGTCAGCCAACATTGAAACTCGATTCAATTACGGTAGGCGGAACCGAGTAATTCGCCTAACCAGAGATGAATAAAAAAAGCTGCGAATTCGCAGCTTTTTTCAGTTAAATAGCATCTCGCTCGATAGGGCAACTCATGCAACGAGCGCCGCCACGGCCACGGCCGAGTTCATTCCCCGGAATGGTGAGCACTTTGATCCCTGCTTTGTCGTATTTCTCATTGGTATAAACGTTACGCTCATAACCAATTACAACGCCGGGTTTAACCGTTAACACGTTGTTGGCATCATTCCACTGCTCACGCTCAGCTTCATAGTTGTCACCACCTGTCGTGATGATCTTGAGATAATCCAAGCCTAATGCCTCTTCAATAGCATGAACGTAGCTAGAGACCTGCTTCACTCGCATCTCGCCATCTGATTTTGGTGTCAGGCGCCATGTTTCGAGATCCTTTCTCATGATCTCTGGATAGACCGAGAAGGTATCAATGTCCATATGAGTCATGACGGTGTCTAAATGCATGCAAGAACGATGCTTTGGCAGACTTACGGCAATCACTTCTTTTGCTTGGCCGTGTTTAAACAAATTAGCCGCCAAGTTCTCAACACCTTGTGGCGTAGTTCGTTCTGACATACCGATGAGGACGGAGCCTTTACCTATGACTAATACGTCGCCGCCTTCAATATTGGCATTATCATAGTGAAGATCTTCATCCCCGAAATACTTAATAAAATCTTGCCCTGCAAAGACAGGGTGCCAGTGATAAATAGCTCGTAGATGGTTTGTTTCACGCTGACGAGCGGGTTTCATCATTGGGTTTAGTGAAACTCCGCCGTAAACCCAGCAAGAAGTATCGCGAGTGAATAGGTGGTTTGGTAATGGCTCTATGACGAAATCAAGTGGACGATGCATATGGGGGAGCATGGAAGCCGATTTAATTGGTAGTTCTGAATAAGCCAAGCCACCGAGTAAAACGGTTGCTAAATGCTCGTTGTCCATATCTGCAAGGTATTGACGTAAGTCTTTGGCAAAAGTTGGACCGTAACGGAAATCGGAAATCTGGGTATTTAACAGCCATGTTCTAGCTTCAGAAACCTCAAGAGTTTCAACCAGCAGATCATGCAATAAGAGTACCTCAACACCCTGTTCGCGCAGTGTATTGGCAAACTTATCATGCTCCTCACCAGCGGCTTCGACAGCCAGTACATCATCAAATAAAAGTTCATGACAGTTTGATGGGGTGAGATGGGTGAGGGCGCGCTCCGGGCGGTTTAATAAAACTCGGCGTAATTGGCCGACTTCTGATCCAACGTACAACTTACTCATATTGCATCCTTACAATTTGTTCAATGCGTATTTATGACAAGCTTGAAGCAAAGTTGCAAGCTATAGTTGTGGATTAAACTACTGCTGCTTTTGGGTTGGTTGGTTTTAAAATCTGTAATATTTACAATGGCAGGTTATTTTTCTATTTTAATGATATTTGAAGAAGGAACTGGAAATGCGTCAGTATTCTATCGGGAACAATCAATCTGCTTGTGGAATTGCGCTTTAATAGTGAATGACTATTCATTTATTTGCGAGGAAATGTGTCCTATCTTTAATTTCTATTCATCCTGATCATTTACATGATATGCAGTGGATCATCATAAAAACGCACTCCTACTTATTAGCGAATATTGGCTACTTATAACAGATCATGCTGAATTATTGAGTTGAAACTAAATTGTTAATTTTTTGTATTTGTGACATCAATAGTGATGGCTATCGCCGCTTAGGATCAGAAAAGATCTATTCACGGCAGGGTTATGGTGGAATTTTGCCGCGATCCATGCCATATTTCGACGCGTCGAATAATGATCAACCTGACCCTATCCGGAGCAACACTTATGTCTCACGAAGATGAGTATCTATCAGTCGAAGAATTAATTGAGATTCAAAAAGAAGACACTCGCGATATTATCCAGGCTCTGCTTGAAGATGGCAGTGATCCTGATGCGCTCTATGAGATTGAGCATCACCTATTTGCAGAAGACTTTGATACGCTGGAGAAAGCGGTTGTTGAAGCATTCAAAATGGGTTTTGAAGTGTTGGAAGCGGAAGAGACGGAAGATGAAGACGGCAACAAACTCCTGTGTTGTGATGCAACAATGCAGTCTGCGCTAAAAGCAGAAGTGATTGATGAACAAGTCGAGAAGCTAATCAATCTCGCAGAGAAATACGACATCATTTACGATGGCTGGGGCACTTATTATGAAGGCGAGGATGCCTTGTACCCAGAAGAAGATGACGAAGAATAAGCCTTCGTAACGAATTAGAAAACCAGCTTCGGCTGGTTTTTTTGTGCGTAGATTGTGTTACTACCATCAATGGAATAATAGGGCTACCTATATGCTCATTGATTCAATATAATAGCCCATCTTTGATCTAGCTCAATTTTTTATCATGCAATTATCTCTTGCTGGCCTCTGGCAACTTTCCCCCTTAACTGACCTATCTCTCCCTCAAGGAGATCTGACTTTTCCTGCGCCATTAAGTCAAATCCTCCCAGATACTGTGAGTGAGGCTGAGGTTGCCGCGCAAGAATGGCATTTAATGCATGACATTGAGGTAGACGATGCGTTGCTCAGCTTTGCTGCGATTGATCTGGTACTAGCCGGAATTGCTTATCATGCTGAAGTTCGCGTTAATGGTGTTGCTGTTTTTGATTGCGATGGCAGTCAAAATGAGTACCGTAAAGATATTCGTCCTTACCTTCAATTGGGGCGCAACCGTTTTGAAATTCTCTTTCTTGAAGAGGAAGAGGATTGGTTGATCGAAGCAAGTGAGGAGCAAGACAAGTTGTGCTTGCTAGGTGAGCAGAGTGATACGGGCTTTGAGTCGAGAATGGGTATTTGGCAAGCTCCATATTTGCAATGTATCCGCCACATAAGGCTAGAACATGTCACGACTGAGCAGATCTGGCACCATGGCGGTGGGTGTGAGTTCTTGGT encodes the following:
- the arcA gene encoding arginine deiminase; amino-acid sequence: MSKLYVGSEVGQLRRVLLNRPERALTHLTPSNCHELLFDDVLAVEAAGEEHDKFANTLREQGVEVLLLHDLLVETLEVSEARTWLLNTQISDFRYGPTFAKDLRQYLADMDNEHLATVLLGGLAYSELPIKSASMLPHMHRPLDFVIEPLPNHLFTRDTSCWVYGGVSLNPMMKPARQRETNHLRAIYHWHPVFAGQDFIKYFGDEDLHYDNANIEGGDVLVIGKGSVLIGMSERTTPQGVENLAANLFKHGQAKEVIAVSLPKHRSCMHLDTVMTHMDIDTFSVYPEIMRKDLETWRLTPKSDGEMRVKQVSSYVHAIEEALGLDYLKIITTGGDNYEAEREQWNDANNVLTVKPGVVIGYERNVYTNEKYDKAGIKVLTIPGNELGRGRGGARCMSCPIERDAI
- the rraB gene encoding ribonuclease E inhibitor RraB, with the protein product MSHEDEYLSVEELIEIQKEDTRDIIQALLEDGSDPDALYEIEHHLFAEDFDTLEKAVVEAFKMGFEVLEAEETEDEDGNKLLCCDATMQSALKAEVIDEQVEKLINLAEKYDIIYDGWGTYYEGEDALYPEEDDEE
- a CDS encoding carbon-nitrogen hydrolase family protein; translated protein: MERVGIIQMTSGPDPQKNLMWIRQQVAELAAKGAKWVLTPENTLVFGQKQDYHRHAEPFGHGELQQQLAQIAKEYNVWLLIGSMPIRRDNGVTTTLLVFNSSGQLVEHYDKLHMFDVDVADSHKRYRESDTFTAGNRIVVCDTPFATLGMSICYDVRFPPLYSELVRRGAQILLVPAAFTAVTGKAHWQTLLQARAIETQCWVVAVNQTGTHSCGRETWGHSMVIDPWGRIVLQLGGSVESQVVDIDLKQVDEVRAAMPVDQHSRFQNQFQIRAEYDN
- the tldD gene encoding metalloprotease TldD, with product MTINQVEEALLSPAGLTEQDVADTLASIATRQIDYADIYFQSSWHESLVLEDSIIKDGSFNIDCGVGVRAVTGEKTGFAYSDQIQLEGLKQSAIAARGIAQQGQNGQLQAFRRTDNQSIYGAVNPLECWQKEQKTTLLKELDAYIRTKEPLIKEVSISLSGVHEQMLVAATDGTYAGDIRPLVRLSISVLAQRGERRERGSAGGGGRFGYDFFLTEMDGMNVAYQYADEAIRMALVNLEADAAPAGAMPVVLGSGWPGVLLHEAVGHGLEGDFNRKESSVFSGKIGQKVTSDLCTIVDDGTLKDLRGSLNLDDEGVQGQYNTLIENGVLKGYMQDKLNARLMGVEPTGNGRRESYAHLPMPRMTNTYMLPGQHTSEEIIATVKKGLYAPNFGGGQVDITSGKFVFSTSEAYLIEDGKITRPVKGATLIGSGIEAMQQVSMVGNDLSLDRGVGVCGKAGQSVPVGVGQPTLKLDSITVGGTE